AGCAGGGGGATCTCGCGCCGGACCCCGCACATTCATCTCTCCGCCGTACCCGGCGGACCACCGCCCCGGCAAGGTCCGCGATCGAGAAGATCACAGACCGCAGTCGGACAGCACAACCGGTCGCCGAGCCAGAAGGCCGACGTCCGCTCCAGGGAAGGACCCTTCGTGAGCGACACCACCGATCTGATGGGCGTGACTGCCGACAAGAGCGTCGACAGCGCCGCGCCCGCCGAAGGTGCTGCCACTGGCACCACCGCACGGCGCCGCCGCTCCGGCACCGGCCTCGATGGCATGGTCCTGGCCGAGCTGCAGCAGGTCGCGTCCGGCCTCGGAATCAGGGGCACTGCGCGTATGCGCAAGAGCCAGCTGATCGAGGTCATCAAGGAGGCGCAGGCCGGGGGCTCCTCCGCACCCAAGACTGCCGCCAAGGCCGCTGCGGCCTCCGCCGGTACGGAGACCGAGAGCAAGCCGAAGCGCCGTGCCACGTCCAAGGCGCGCACCGGCGACGAGGCGGCCACCGCCTCGCCCGAGGCCAAGGCCACGGCTCAGCAGCAGATCGACATCCCCGGTCAGCCGGCCAATGACGACCAGCCCACGGGCGAGCGTCGCAGGCGCCGAGCGACCGCGCAGGCGGGCAGCCCCGACACCAAGTCGGAGCCGCAGGCCGAGGCCAAGAGCGAGGACCGCGGCGAGGCGAAGGGCGAGGCCAAGGCCGAGTCCGCCGCCGACAACGCCGAGGGCCGCCGCGGCGACCGTCAGGACCGCGGCCAGCGCGGTGAGCGGGGCGACCGCGGTGACCGCGGCGACCGCCGCGAGCGCCAGCGCGACCGCCGAGGCAAGGGCGACGACCAGGGCCAGCAGGGCGGCGGCCAGCGTCCGCAGCGCCAGGGCCAGGGTCAGACCCAGGGCCAGGGCCAGGGCGGCCAGGGCCAGCAGGGTGGCGGCCCGCAGGACGACGGTTTCGACGACGAGGGTGGCCGTCGTGGCCGCCGTGGCCGTTACCGGGACCGCCGTGGCCGTCGTGGCCGTGAGGACTCCTTCACGCCCGACGTGCAGGTTGCCGACGACGACGTCCTGATCCCCGTCGCGGGCATCCTGGACATCCTCGACAACTACGCGTTCATCCGGACCTCCGGCTACCTGCCCGGTCCGAACGACGTCTACGTCTCGCTCGCACAGGTCCGCAAGAACGGCCTGCGCAAGGGTGACCACGTCACGGGCGCGGTCCGCCAGCCCAAGGACGGCGAGCGCCGCGAGAAGTTCAACGCGCTGGTCCGCCTCGACTCGGTGAACGGCATGGCGCCCGAAACCGGCCGCGGGCGCCCGGAGTTCCAGAAGCTGACGCCGCTCTACCCGCAGGACCGGCTCCGTCTGGAGACCGACTCCAACGTCCTGACGACGCGGATCATCGACCTGGTCGCGCCGATCGGCAAGGGCCAGCGAGGGCTGATCGTCGCCCCGCCGAAGACCGGCAAGACGATGATCCTCCAGGCCATCGCCAACGCGATCACGGTCAACAGCCCCGAGTGCCACCTGATGGTCGTCCTGGTCGACGAGCGTCCGGAAGAGGTCACCGACATGCAGCGGTCGGTGAAGGGCGAGGTCATCTCCTCGACCTTCGACCGCCCGGCCGAGGACCACACCACGGTCGCCGAGCTGGCCATCGAGCGCGCCAAGCGTCTCGTCGAGCTGGGTCACGACGTGGTCGTCCTGCTCGACTCGATCACCCGACTGGGCCGCGCGTACAACCTCGCGGCGCCTGCCTCCGGACGCATCCTGTCCGGTGGTGTCGACTCGACCGCGCTCTACCCGCC
The Streptomyces sp. NBC_00234 DNA segment above includes these coding regions:
- the rho gene encoding transcription termination factor Rho produces the protein MSDTTDLMGVTADKSVDSAAPAEGAATGTTARRRRSGTGLDGMVLAELQQVASGLGIRGTARMRKSQLIEVIKEAQAGGSSAPKTAAKAAAASAGTETESKPKRRATSKARTGDEAATASPEAKATAQQQIDIPGQPANDDQPTGERRRRRATAQAGSPDTKSEPQAEAKSEDRGEAKGEAKAESAADNAEGRRGDRQDRGQRGERGDRGDRGDRRERQRDRRGKGDDQGQQGGGQRPQRQGQGQTQGQGQGGQGQQGGGPQDDGFDDEGGRRGRRGRYRDRRGRRGREDSFTPDVQVADDDVLIPVAGILDILDNYAFIRTSGYLPGPNDVYVSLAQVRKNGLRKGDHVTGAVRQPKDGERREKFNALVRLDSVNGMAPETGRGRPEFQKLTPLYPQDRLRLETDSNVLTTRIIDLVAPIGKGQRGLIVAPPKTGKTMILQAIANAITVNSPECHLMVVLVDERPEEVTDMQRSVKGEVISSTFDRPAEDHTTVAELAIERAKRLVELGHDVVVLLDSITRLGRAYNLAAPASGRILSGGVDSTALYPPKRFFGAARNIEDGGSLTILATALVETGSRMDEVIFEEFKGTGNMELKLDRKLSDKRIFPAVDVDASSTRKEEILLGTDELAVVWKLRRVLHALDQQQAIELLLDRMKKTQSNAEFLLQIQKTTPGSGNGND